One window of the Hyperolius riggenbachi isolate aHypRig1 chromosome 5, aHypRig1.pri, whole genome shotgun sequence genome contains the following:
- the LOC137519630 gene encoding LOW QUALITY PROTEIN: keratin-associated protein 5-5-like (The sequence of the model RefSeq protein was modified relative to this genomic sequence to represent the inferred CDS: substituted 1 base at 1 genomic stop codon) has protein sequence CVQSSCVQSSCVQSSCAQSSCVQSSCSQSSCSQSSCVQSSCVQSSCSQSSCAQSSCVXSSCSQSSCVQSSCSQSSCVQPSCSQS, from the exons TGTGTCCAATCCTCCTGTGTCCAATCCTCCTGTGTCCAATCCTCCTGTGCCCAATCCTCCTGTGTCCAATCCTCCTGTTCCCAATCCTCCTGTTCCCAATCCTCCTGTGTCCAATCCTCCTGTGTCCAATCCTCCTGTTCCCAATCCTCCTGTGCCCAATCCTCCTGTGTCTAATCCTCCTGTTCCCAATCCTCCT GTGTCCAATCCTCCTGTTCCCAATCCTCCTGTGTCCAACCCTCCTGTTCCCAATCC